One stretch of Miscanthus floridulus cultivar M001 chromosome 18, ASM1932011v1, whole genome shotgun sequence DNA includes these proteins:
- the LOC136524727 gene encoding protein FD-like: STLQDDDDDGRPAVVIAGHALPSTPVSLAGFAAGDEVDMEVQQASGDDRRSIRMMRNRESALRSRARKRAYVENLEKEVRRLVDENLKLKKQCKELKLEVAALVLPTKSSLRRTSSTQF, from the exons TCCACGCtgcaggacgacgacgacgacggcagaCCCGCCGTCGTCATCGCCGGCCACGCGCTGCCCTCCACGCCCGTCTCGCTCGCGGGGTTTGCCGCCGGCGACGAGGTCGACATGGAGGTGCAGCAGGCGAGCGGCGACGACCGGCGGAGCATCAGGATGATGAGGAACCGCGAGTCCGCGCTCCGCTCCAGGGCCAGGAAGAGG GCATATGTGGAGAATCTAGAGAAAGAGGTTCGCCGTCTGGTGGATGAGAACTTGAAGCTCAAGAAGCAGTGCAAAGAG CTGAAACTGGAAGTAGCGGCACTGGTCCTCCCAACCAAGAGCTCACTTCGAAGAACCTCATCCACCCAATTCTGA
- the LOC136524726 gene encoding basic blue protein-like, giving the protein MQALAVASLLLILWPARRAGAAEYVVGDVSYGWESGSGINYAAWARQYAFAVGDVLVFQYVSSQHNLYEVTEEVYRSCDTAVGGGNGVRVKYTSGYDRVVLAEARGYWFICDFPGHCLGGMRVAVNVSAGTAGGGGSGGSPTVNPPPDGSAASSITGGRPGWAAGCLALVVLALMNTNKGLLLLL; this is encoded by the exons ATGCAGGCTCTGGCCGTCGCCTCCCTGCTCCTGATTCTGTGGCCGGCGCggcgcgccggcgccgccgagTACGTGGTCGGCGACGTCAGCTACGGCTGGGAATCCGGGTCCGGCATCAACTacgctgcctgggcaaggcagtACGCCTTCGCCGTCGGGGATGTCCTAG TTTTCCAGTACGTGAGCTCCCAGCACAACCTGTACGAGGTGACCGAGGAGGTCTACCGGTCCTGCGACACCGCCGTCGGCGGCGGCAACGGCGTGCGCGTCAAGTACACCAGCGGCTACGACCGGGTGGTGCTCGCCGAGGCGAGGGGATACTGGTTCATCTGCGATTTCCCCGGCCACTGCCTAGGAGGCATGAGGGTCGCCGTCAACGTCTCCGCCGgcacagcaggaggaggaggaagcggcGGATCGCCTACTGTCAACCCCCCGCCGGACGGCAGTGCGGCGTCGTCGATAACCGGAGGTCGCCCGGGTTGGGCGGCGGGGTGTCTGGCTCTCGTTGTCCTGGCGTTGATGAATACTAATAAGGGCCTTTTGCTGCTACTATAG
- the LOC136520301 gene encoding serine/arginine-rich splicing factor SR45a-like, with amino-acid sequence MADSPRRRYSRSPSYSRGHPKARSRSQSPARSQSRSPVPDPRSQARSRSRSHEREEDAVNHGNTLYVTGLSSRVTERDVKDYFSKHGRVVGCHVVLEPHTRVSRGFAFVTMDTVEEAERCIKYLNDSVMEGRNITVEKSRRGRPRTPTPGSYLGHRYERRERGRFRRGYGGGRDEYYGNGGGYGYGRSPPLTYSSYRESRDYYPSYRESRDYYPSYRDSRDYSPHRDPRDYYESRGSGRGYSPPPYGGGRSRRERSISPYRMPERGYGGGRRAGGGGYDR; translated from the exons ATG GCCGATTCCCCGCGCAGGAG GTACTCGAGGTCCCCTTCATACAGCAGGGGGCACCCAAAAGCGAGGTCAAGGTCACAATCTCCAGCTCGGTCTCAGTCTAGGTCGCCTGTGCCTGATCCTAGATCTCAGGCGAGGTCAAGGTCTAGAAGCCATGAGAG GGAGGAGGATGCTGTTAACCACGGAAATACTCTGTATGTGACTGGGCTCTCTTCCAGGGTGACTGAAAGGGATGTTAAAGATTATTTCTCTAAGCATGGAAGG GTGGTTGGTTGCCATGTTGTTCTTGAACCCCATACACGTGTTTCCCGTGGATTTGCCTTTGTCACCATGGACACTGTTGAAGAAGCTGAGCGTTGCATCAAGTATCTTAATGATTCTGTAATGGAAGGTCGAAACATCACAGTTGAGAAG TCACGCCGTGGTCGCCCAAGGACACCAACTCCTGGAAGCTATCTTG GCCATCGGTACGAGCGTAGAGAGCGCGGGAGATTCCGTAGAGGCTATGGTGGTGGACGAGATGAGTATTACGGCAATGGCGGTGGGTATGGCTACGGCAGGTCTCCGCCTCTCACGTACTCTTCCTACAGGGAGAGCCGAGACTATTATCCCTCCTACAGGGAGAGCCGGGACTATTATCCCTCCTACAGGGACAGCCGGGACTACTCTCCCCACAGGGACCCTCGAGACTACTACGAAAGCAGGGGCAGCGGCCGGGGCTACTCCCCGCCTCCTTATGGCGGTGGTAGATCAAGGAGGGAGCGATCGATTTCGCCGTATCGGATGCCAGAAAGGGGCTATGGTGGAGGCCGCCGAGCGGGCGGCGGTGGCTATGACAGGTAA
- the LOC136520300 gene encoding uncharacterized protein, which yields MPPERTRMEELWQREVGGLPPKCFANSVMASKEYVQSLNIQMRLRKHRGCVNTISFTADGRLLLSGSDDRTLVLWDWQEAAPALSFHTGHSNNVYHALFMPVSGDRSIVSCAADGEVIHSHIQEGGRVITDKLVELEFAVHRLAVEPASPHTFYCCCQDSSVWLFDLRGENAMELFKCRAPDYYAAENIALYAIALDPRKPCCFAVAGSDQYVRIYDTRKIFVDGNSSSSRPTEHFCPPHLIGQIEEEITGLAYSQTSELLASYSHDDIYLFSREHGLHFNNVEVNKQLLKDAIDPSFSFGDKLPIPKTFKGHENVETMKGVNFLGPNCDFVTSGSDCGNICIWRKKDAELIRAMRGDKRIVNCVEQHPCGIVLASSGIDKDIKIWEPGEGENLSITQAHEDDEDIWISSDYDSDGFIINDGFGYVIDLDPIHLYENGDHESEEDEDTSSEEHDDGDNSAEEDDDGDNSAEEEDFDGGNSAGDECDD from the exons ATGCCGCCGGAGAGGACGAGGATGGAGGAGCTGTGGCAGCGCGAGGTCGGCGGCCTCCCACCCAAGTGCTTCGCCAACTCCGTCATGGCCTCCAAG GAGTATGTGCAGTCTCTCAACATCCAAATGCGGCTACGGAAGCACAGGGGCTGTGTCAACACGATAAGCTTCACCGCCGACGGGAGGCTGCTCCTCTCCGGGTCCGACGACCGGACCCTCGTGCTCTGGGACTGGCAGGAGGCGGCGCCGGCCTTGTCGTTCCACACCGGGCACAGCAACAACGTCTACCACGCGCTGTTCATGCCTGTCTCGGGTGATCGGAGCATCGTCTCATGCGCTGCTGATGGGGAG GTGATCCATTCGCATATACAGGAAGGGGGTCGAGTGATTACAGACAAACTCGTTGAGTTGGAGTTTGCAGTACACAGGTTGGCTGTTGAGCCAGCAAGTCCTCACACGTTCTACTGCTGCTGCCAAGATAGCTCCGtgtggctt TTTGATCTCAGGGGGGAAAATGCCATGGAACTATTTAAATGTAGGGCTCCGGACTATTACGCTGCTGAAAACATCGCACTCTATGCTATTGCCTTAGACCCAAGGAAGCCCTGTTGTTTCGCAGTTGCTGGATCAGATCAGTATGTAAGGATATATGATACCCGCAAGATTTTTGTGGATGGGAATTCTAGTTCCAGTCGCCCAACTGAGCACTTCTGCCCTCCACATTTGATTGGTCAAATTGAAGAAGAAATAACTGGTTTGGCCTACTCACAGACCAGCGAGCTATTAGCGTCCTATAGTCATGACGATATCTACCTTTTCTCAAGAGAGCATGGTTTACACTTCAACAATGTTGAGGTCAATAAACAACTCCTGAAGGATGCGATTGACCCTTCCTTTTCCTTTGGTGATAAGTTGCCTATACCTAAGACATTCAAGGGACACGAGAACGTAGAAACCATGAAGGGGGTCAACTTCCTTGGGCCCAACTGTGATTTTGTTACCTCTGGGTCAGACTGTGGCAATATATGTATCTGGAGAAAGAAGGATGCAGAACTGATCAGAGCGATGCGTGGAGATAAGCGGATTGTAAACTGTGTCGAACAGCACCCTTGTGGGATTGTTCTAGCAAGTAGTGGCATTGATAAAGATATCAAGATTTGGGAACCTGGTGAAGGTGAAAACCTCTCCATCACTCAAGCTCACGAG GACGATGAAGATATTTGGATCTCCAGTGATTATGATTCTGATGGCTTTATTATCAACGACGGCTTTGGTTATGTGATAGACTTGGATCCTATCCATTTATATGAAAACGGTGATCATGAATCTGAGGAGGATGAAGATACATCGTCAGAGGAACATGATGACGGAGATAACAGTGCCGAAGAAGACGACGATGGTGACAACAGTGCCGAAGAAGaagattttgatggtggaaacAGTGCTGGAGATGAGTGCGATGATTGA
- the LOC136521279 gene encoding uncharacterized protein, with protein MDSVAAAAMATTSRSLPLPFSSTPLHRRRRASFLPVAASKRHDDDEEAAKGSGLGPGREPTSLAPYGLSISPLSKDAAMGLVVSAATGSGWTTGSGMEGPPTASKAGGAGRPEVSTLPWSLFTKSPRRRMRVAFTCNVCGQRTTRAINPHAYTDGTVFVQCCGCNVFHKLVDNLNLFHEMKCYVGPDFRYEGDAPFNYLDRNEDGDTIFPL; from the exons aTGGACTCTGTCGCGGCCGCCGCGATGGCCACCACCTCCCGCTCTCTCCCACTCCCCTTCTCCTCTACCCCGCTCCACCGCCGGCGCCGTGCCTCCTTCCTCCCCGTCGCCGCCTCCAAGC gtcacgacgacgacgaggaggccgcCAAAGGGTCCGGCTTGGGGCCCGGGCGCGAGCCCACCAGCCTGGCACCGTACGGCCTCTCCATCTCGCCGCTCTCCAAG GACGCAGCCATGGGACTGGTGGTGAGTGCTGCCACGGGGAGCGGCTGGACGACGGGATCGGGGATGGAGGGCCCCCCGACGGCGAGCAAGGCCGGTGGGGCGGGCAGGCCGGAGGTGTCGACGCTGCCTTGGTCCCTCTTCACCAAATCACCGCGGCGGCGTATGCGGGTGGCCTTCACCTGCAACGTGTGTGGGCAGCGTACGACCAGGGCCATCAATCCTCATGCCTACACCGATGGAACTGTGTTTGTTCAG TGCTGCGGTTGCAATGTGTTCCATAAGTTGGTTGACAACCTGAACCTGTTTCATGAGATGAAGTGCTACGTTGGTCCAGACTTCCGCTACGAAGGGGATGCTCCATTCAACTACCTTGACAGAAACGAGGATGGCGACACTATCTTTCCTCTCTAA